One window from the genome of Paenibacillus azoreducens encodes:
- a CDS encoding BlaI/MecI/CopY family transcriptional regulator → MKQIPSITDAELEVMRVLWANPNCPSSEIVKQMAELMEWSPNTTRTLLNRLVQKEAAGAKQEEGSKRAYLFYPIISEQEYLRSETKSFMKKLYGGALKPMLANFLQDKKLNAQEIEDLKAMFDENQGDGEQEK, encoded by the coding sequence ATGAAACAAATACCTTCCATTACGGATGCGGAGTTGGAAGTTATGCGGGTGTTGTGGGCAAATCCGAATTGCCCATCCAGCGAGATCGTTAAGCAAATGGCAGAGCTAATGGAATGGAGCCCGAATACGACCCGGACGCTGCTGAATCGGCTGGTGCAGAAGGAAGCTGCGGGGGCGAAGCAGGAAGAGGGTTCGAAGCGCGCCTATCTGTTTTATCCTATCATCAGCGAGCAGGAATATCTGCGGTCCGAAACCAAATCGTTCATGAAAAAATTGTACGGCGGAGCTTTAAAGCCGATGTTGGCCAACTTTTTGCAGGATAAAAAGCTGAACGCGCAGGAAATCGAGGATTTGAAGGCTATGTTTGACGAAAACCAGGGCGATGGTGAACAAGAAAAGTAA
- a CDS encoding TetR/AcrR family transcriptional regulator — protein sequence MTEKKIDPRIVRTRKLIMDAFVLLLKKHDFKDITIGDITSEATVNRATFYYHFTDKHDLLDKVLREDLMTKVIGEITDLDKLNEAAVVRVFMILTRFQTTLGAQCPRSFEAFATTIEEIIKSELERIFYQMLLQWHHVASDESLRIAAVMLSWGIYGASIDWRLNSRMQPEEYIQSALPFIMHGMNVPNG from the coding sequence ATGACCGAAAAGAAAATCGATCCACGGATTGTTCGTACACGTAAACTGATTATGGATGCATTCGTTTTGCTTTTGAAAAAACATGATTTTAAAGATATCACGATCGGAGACATCACATCCGAGGCTACTGTAAACCGGGCTACTTTTTATTACCACTTTACGGATAAGCATGATTTGTTGGACAAGGTGCTGCGAGAAGATCTGATGACCAAAGTGATCGGTGAAATTACGGATTTGGATAAGCTGAATGAAGCGGCGGTAGTTCGAGTATTCATGATCTTGACTCGTTTTCAAACCACGCTGGGGGCTCAGTGTCCCAGAAGTTTTGAGGCTTTTGCAACAACGATCGAAGAGATTATCAAAAGCGAGCTGGAGCGGATTTTTTACCAGATGCTGCTGCAGTGGCATCATGTGGCCAGTGATGAATCCCTTCGGATTGCGGCGGTAATGTTAAGCTGGGGGATATACGGGGCTTCGATCGATTGGAGGCTGAACAGCCGTATGCAGCCGGAAGAGTATATTCAATCCGCCTTGCCTTTCATTATGCATGGGATGAACGTTCCGAATGGATAA
- the queD gene encoding 6-carboxytetrahydropterin synthase QueD, translated as MSRTPGEFRIVDKLQKLGTDIQPSDLKYRHYRIMVSKEFTFDAAHHLHAYEGKCKNLHGHTYKAIFGISAYPNEIGIAADFGLVKEIWKQRIEPYLDHRYLNETLPPMNTTAENMAIWLYEQMETALAAKPYADLIEQGRTEFVRLYETPTSYAEFRREWVES; from the coding sequence ATGAGCCGGACGCCTGGTGAATTTCGCATCGTCGATAAACTTCAAAAGCTGGGAACGGATATTCAACCAAGCGATTTGAAATACCGCCATTACCGTATTATGGTCAGCAAGGAATTCACGTTTGATGCCGCCCATCACCTGCATGCGTATGAAGGGAAATGCAAAAATCTGCATGGCCACACGTATAAAGCAATTTTTGGAATCAGCGCATACCCGAACGAGATCGGGATTGCGGCCGATTTTGGACTGGTCAAAGAAATATGGAAACAGCGGATCGAACCGTATCTGGACCATCGTTATCTTAATGAGACACTTCCTCCGATGAACACTACGGCGGAAAATATGGCCATTTGGCTGTATGAACAAATGGAAACCGCGCTGGCTGCAAAACCATATGCGGATCTGATTGAACAAGGACGCACGGAATTCGTGCGCTTATATGAAACTCCAACGAGCTATGCCGAATTCCGGCGGGAGTGGGTGGAATCATGA
- a CDS encoding FMN-dependent NADH-azoreductase yields MNVLVIKANNRPAAEAISSRMYETFMETIKGADNLNVTTYDVFAEDMPYFGQELFSAYGKMNNGTELTDAESRLVAAKQKAMDALSAADVVVFAFPLWNLTIPARLQTFVEYVYAAGFAFKYDAEGNMIQLMTDKKAIFLNARGGFYTAPEAAPMEMAVNYMRNVFGGVFGMEIIDEVIIEGHNAAPDKANEIIEAGLNQVKETAKKLVLQHA; encoded by the coding sequence ATGAACGTGTTAGTAATTAAAGCAAATAACCGCCCTGCAGCAGAGGCTATTTCGAGCAGAATGTACGAAACATTTATGGAAACCATCAAAGGTGCGGACAACCTGAATGTGACCACTTATGATGTATTCGCCGAAGACATGCCGTACTTTGGTCAAGAACTCTTCAGCGCATACGGCAAAATGAACAACGGCACCGAATTAACTGACGCGGAAAGCCGCCTCGTAGCCGCCAAGCAAAAAGCTATGGACGCTTTGTCTGCAGCCGACGTGGTAGTATTCGCCTTCCCTCTTTGGAATCTGACGATCCCTGCCAGACTGCAAACTTTTGTTGAATATGTCTATGCAGCCGGTTTTGCGTTCAAATACGACGCAGAAGGCAACATGATCCAACTCATGACCGATAAAAAAGCAATCTTCCTGAACGCGCGCGGCGGATTTTATACCGCTCCTGAAGCCGCTCCAATGGAAATGGCCGTGAACTATATGCGCAACGTATTCGGCGGCGTATTCGGCATGGAAATTATCGACGAAGTGATTATCGAAGGCCATAATGCAGCACCTGACAAAGCGAATGAAATCATCGAAGCAGGTTTGAACCAAGTGAAAGAAACTGCGAAAAAACTGGTGCTTCAACACGCATAA
- a CDS encoding helix-turn-helix transcriptional regulator: MNERRVAIMRMLDSRKKYTARELAEKFNVSIRTIQRDLDYLQQTGLPLYTETGPHGGYRALPNRLLPPLHLSRDEAMGLFLMLKLLEDIPDIPFGSVRAHLSEQYYAELPQDVQENIDQLKNYVSFRVIPTQAPSPYTSIILEAAMNKRRVKMRYRSASGEKSFEVFPIGLYWDHGYWYMPAYSRERIILYRSDRVLEMAILEDTLPDLPTLQTWLASEDPREGVPAKIKFTPFGMRLAGSDPLFQQMNEQVWQGNIPREEFAYMSRLLLKYGPDAEVVYPAELREMVKQLLTDSLAPYMNHANSAYKIKET; this comes from the coding sequence ATGAACGAACGCAGAGTAGCGATAATGAGAATGCTCGATTCCCGCAAAAAATATACCGCCAGGGAGCTTGCCGAGAAATTCAATGTATCGATAAGGACGATCCAAAGAGATCTGGACTATTTGCAGCAGACCGGACTGCCGCTATATACCGAAACCGGACCGCATGGCGGCTACCGGGCCCTTCCGAACCGCCTGCTTCCCCCGCTGCACCTGTCCCGTGACGAAGCGATGGGATTGTTCCTTATGTTGAAGCTGCTGGAAGATATTCCGGATATCCCTTTTGGATCCGTACGTGCCCATTTATCCGAGCAATATTATGCCGAGCTTCCCCAAGACGTTCAGGAGAATATCGACCAGTTGAAAAACTATGTTTCCTTTCGCGTAATCCCGACGCAAGCACCGTCGCCATACACATCCATCATTCTGGAAGCAGCGATGAATAAGCGCCGCGTCAAGATGCGTTATCGATCCGCTTCCGGGGAAAAAAGTTTTGAAGTGTTCCCCATCGGACTTTATTGGGATCACGGATATTGGTATATGCCGGCATACAGCAGAGAGCGAATCATCTTGTATAGATCGGACCGGGTGCTTGAAATGGCGATCCTGGAAGATACCCTTCCCGATCTCCCTACACTACAAACCTGGCTGGCTTCGGAAGATCCCCGCGAAGGGGTGCCGGCAAAAATAAAGTTCACTCCGTTTGGCATGCGTCTGGCCGGTTCCGATCCATTATTTCAGCAAATGAACGAACAGGTTTGGCAAGGAAACATTCCACGCGAAGAGTTTGCTTATATGTCCAGGCTATTATTAAAATATGGCCCGGATGCGGAGGTTGTTTACCCGGCGGAGCTGCGGGAAATGGTTAAGCAGCTGCTGACGGACAGCCTCGCTCCCTATATGAACCATGCTAACAGCGCCTATAAAATAAAAGAGACTTGA
- a CDS encoding electron transfer flavoprotein subunit alpha/FixB family protein, with amino-acid sequence MGKTYVVVAEVRGGSLRQVTLEALQAVSIAKEDGDVTTAVLIGSQITPLAAELANVVDGQVYSIDHPELEVYNPEAYLNVMKQVFEHVAPDVVVLGHTALGRDLAPALAAHLGAGQISDVTAIDKQDGDVLFTRPLYAGKAFEQKRFNGGPQVVTIRPNNVEPAAAVSSPAEIIELDYAPSGSLRSIVKDIVRKTSGKVDLTEAKIVVSGGRGVKSAEGFKPLEELADVLHGAVGASRAACDAGYCDYSMQIGQTGKVVTPEIYIACGISGAIQHLAGMSQSRVIIAINKDPEAPIFKVADYGIVGDLFEVVPLLTQEFRKVLV; translated from the coding sequence ATGGGTAAAACGTATGTGGTGGTTGCAGAGGTTCGCGGAGGCAGCCTGCGCCAAGTTACTTTGGAAGCGCTTCAGGCTGTTTCCATCGCCAAGGAGGACGGAGACGTTACGACGGCAGTCCTGATCGGCTCGCAAATTACGCCGCTAGCAGCGGAGCTGGCTAATGTCGTGGATGGTCAAGTCTATTCCATCGATCATCCGGAACTGGAAGTATATAATCCCGAAGCCTATTTGAATGTCATGAAACAAGTCTTCGAACATGTCGCCCCGGACGTTGTTGTGCTTGGACATACCGCGCTGGGTCGCGATTTGGCACCGGCTCTTGCCGCTCATTTGGGAGCGGGCCAAATCTCGGACGTGACCGCTATTGATAAACAAGACGGCGACGTTCTATTCACCCGCCCGCTGTACGCCGGCAAAGCTTTTGAGCAAAAACGGTTTAACGGCGGTCCGCAGGTTGTAACAATCCGTCCGAATAACGTTGAACCAGCGGCGGCCGTATCATCTCCGGCTGAAATCATCGAACTGGACTATGCGCCTTCCGGCTCCCTCCGCTCGATTGTCAAGGACATCGTCCGCAAAACTTCGGGCAAAGTGGATTTAACCGAAGCCAAAATCGTCGTCTCCGGCGGGCGCGGCGTCAAAAGCGCGGAAGGCTTCAAGCCGCTTGAAGAGCTGGCCGATGTGCTGCATGGCGCTGTCGGCGCATCCCGCGCGGCCTGCGATGCCGGCTACTGCGATTATTCGATGCAAATCGGCCAGACCGGCAAAGTGGTGACGCCTGAAATCTATATCGCCTGCGGCATTAGCGGTGCAATCCAACATTTGGCTGGCATGAGCCAATCCCGGGTCATCATTGCGATCAACAAAGACCCTGAAGCTCCAATCTTCAAGGTAGCCGATTACGGCATCGTCGGCGATTTGTTCGAAGTCGTTCCTCTGCTGACCCAGGAGTTCCGCAAGGTGCTTGTATAG
- the queF gene encoding preQ(1) synthase, producing the protein MTGRQPEEMKDLTLLGNQGTKYAFKYAPEVLESFDNKHAYRDYFVKFNFPEFTSLCPITGQPDFATLHISYIPDQKMVESKSLKLYLFSFRNHGDFHEDCMNIIMNDLIKLMEPRYIEVWGKFTPRGGISIDPYCNYGKQGTKYEQMAEQRLMNHDLYPEKIDNR; encoded by the coding sequence ATGACTGGCAGACAACCTGAAGAAATGAAAGATTTGACGCTTCTCGGCAACCAAGGGACGAAATATGCATTTAAGTACGCGCCCGAGGTGCTGGAGAGCTTTGACAATAAACATGCGTACCGCGATTATTTCGTTAAATTCAATTTTCCGGAGTTTACGAGTCTGTGCCCGATTACCGGCCAACCGGATTTCGCCACGCTGCATATCAGCTATATTCCCGATCAGAAGATGGTCGAGAGCAAGTCGCTTAAACTGTATCTTTTCAGCTTCCGCAACCACGGCGATTTCCATGAAGACTGCATGAACATTATCATGAATGATCTGATTAAGCTGATGGAACCGCGTTATATCGAAGTCTGGGGTAAATTTACGCCCCGCGGCGGAATTTCGATCGACCCTTATTGCAACTACGGAAAGCAAGGAACCAAATATGAACAGATGGCCGAGCAGCGCCTGATGAATCATGATTTGTATCCGGAAAAGATCGATAACCGCTAA
- the queE gene encoding 7-carboxy-7-deazaguanine synthase QueE has translation MNANSRAIKSPPSIPVLEIFGPTVQGEGMVIGQKTMFVRTAGCDYRCSWCDSAFTWDGSGVKDIRKMDAQEIWEELKRVGGDRFSHVTISGGNPLLLPGLSPLVSLLKASGIRIAVETQGSRWQDWLADIDEVTVSPKPPSSGMTTDWEQLDVIVNMLSRRQVPYAYSLKVVIFDDRDLEYAQTVHCRYPGAPMYLQVGNRDVSRMDKDQHAADLVRQYEELIDKVMVSDALNDVRVLPQLHTLVWGNKRGV, from the coding sequence ATGAATGCAAACAGTAGAGCGATTAAATCCCCTCCTTCTATACCGGTGCTCGAGATTTTCGGACCTACAGTCCAGGGTGAAGGGATGGTCATCGGGCAAAAAACGATGTTTGTCCGTACCGCCGGCTGCGATTATCGCTGCTCCTGGTGTGACTCCGCTTTTACGTGGGACGGGAGCGGTGTCAAGGATATCCGGAAGATGGATGCCCAAGAGATTTGGGAGGAACTGAAACGCGTTGGCGGGGACCGATTTTCACATGTAACGATTTCCGGCGGCAATCCGCTGCTTTTGCCCGGTCTTTCTCCGCTCGTCAGCCTGCTGAAAGCATCCGGCATCCGGATCGCTGTGGAAACCCAAGGCTCCCGCTGGCAGGATTGGTTGGCGGATATCGATGAAGTAACGGTATCGCCAAAGCCGCCAAGCTCAGGGATGACCACCGATTGGGAGCAGCTTGACGTGATTGTAAACATGCTCAGCAGACGTCAAGTACCTTATGCGTACAGCTTAAAGGTTGTGATTTTCGATGACCGCGATCTGGAATACGCGCAAACCGTGCATTGCCGTTACCCCGGCGCGCCGATGTATTTGCAGGTCGGTAACAGGGATGTGTCGCGGATGGACAAAGACCAACATGCCGCCGATCTGGTTCGGCAATATGAAGAACTGATCGATAAGGTCATGGTATCAGATGCATTGAACGATGTGCGGGTGCTTCCGCAGCTACATACGCTTGTATGGGGCAATAAACGCGGCGTATGA
- the hemG gene encoding protoporphyrinogen oxidase, which translates to MKKVVVVGGGITGLSTAYYLQKAARESGRQIGITIVEASDQLGGKIRTEHDGEFTMETGADSIVTRKTNAAELIEELGLKDEVVYNATGISYIYSEGKLKQIPKESVFGIPTSIESLATTELVSAEGKVEALKDLYTPNERFTKDDSVGDFLEAFFGKEFVEKQIAPVLSGVYSGKLSDLTIASTLPYLIDYKNEYGSIIKGLSANKDKFQSGGGKKFLSFRKGMSQFIDGLEDSLSQAEIVKGVSVEALNPLGKGGYEVVLQNGRVIEADVAVFSTLSTSAQKLLNNSLLDEEFNQFKHSSLISVYIAFDVPDRELPADGTGFITADSEDVKCNACTWTSRKWEHTSMGGRLLVRLFYKSTNPDYGKLLELTEEELLKVGMGDVKASLGIASQPLTFNVTKWHEVMPNYHITHHQIVKSLEAKMEENFPNVLLSGCSYYGVGIPDCIANGKETAEKIMNMLAD; encoded by the coding sequence TTGAAAAAGGTAGTTGTGGTCGGCGGAGGCATTACAGGGTTGTCTACCGCTTATTATTTGCAAAAAGCAGCCCGCGAAAGCGGCCGGCAAATCGGCATTACGATTGTGGAGGCAAGCGATCAACTGGGGGGCAAAATCAGAACGGAGCATGATGGGGAGTTCACGATGGAGACAGGCGCGGATTCTATCGTCACCCGCAAGACCAACGCTGCCGAACTGATTGAGGAATTAGGGCTGAAAGACGAGGTCGTTTATAATGCGACGGGGATTTCATACATATATTCGGAAGGGAAGCTGAAACAAATTCCGAAGGAATCCGTGTTTGGCATTCCAACCAGCATCGAATCGCTCGCGACCACCGAATTGGTATCGGCTGAAGGCAAGGTCGAGGCATTAAAGGACTTGTACACGCCAAACGAACGGTTTACGAAAGATGATTCGGTCGGCGACTTTTTGGAAGCTTTTTTCGGAAAAGAATTCGTGGAGAAACAAATTGCCCCCGTGCTGTCGGGGGTATATTCGGGCAAACTAAGCGATCTGACCATTGCGTCCACGCTGCCGTACCTGATCGACTACAAAAACGAATACGGCAGCATCATTAAAGGATTGTCAGCCAATAAAGACAAATTCCAAAGCGGAGGCGGCAAAAAATTCCTATCGTTCCGGAAAGGTATGTCACAGTTTATCGACGGTCTTGAGGACAGTCTGTCCCAGGCCGAAATTGTTAAAGGAGTATCCGTTGAGGCGCTTAACCCTTTGGGAAAAGGCGGATATGAAGTCGTTTTGCAGAACGGGCGAGTCATTGAAGCAGATGTGGCAGTCTTTAGCACATTGTCGACTTCTGCGCAGAAGCTGCTCAACAACTCCCTCCTGGATGAGGAGTTCAATCAATTCAAGCACAGCTCGCTCATCAGCGTGTACATTGCTTTTGACGTGCCTGACCGTGAGCTGCCGGCAGATGGAACGGGATTCATCACGGCAGATAGCGAAGATGTCAAATGCAACGCCTGCACCTGGACAAGCCGGAAATGGGAACACACGTCGATGGGAGGGCGGCTGCTGGTGAGACTATTTTACAAGAGCACCAATCCGGATTATGGGAAACTGTTGGAGCTGACGGAGGAAGAACTGCTCAAGGTTGGCATGGGGGATGTAAAGGCAAGCCTGGGCATTGCCAGCCAGCCGCTTACTTTTAATGTGACCAAGTGGCATGAGGTGATGCCGAATTATCATATTACGCATCATCAGATCGTGAAGTCGCTCGAGGCGAAAATGGAGGAAAACTTCCCTAATGTATTGCTTTCCGGCTGCTCCTATTATGGGGTAGGCATTCCGGATTGCATCGCAAACGGGAAAGAGACGGCTGAGAAGATCATGAATATGTTAGCAGACTAA
- the queC gene encoding 7-cyano-7-deazaguanine synthase QueC, producing the protein MLKNEKAVVVFSGGQDSTTCLFWAMQQFAEVETVTFDYGQRHRLEIECSQAISRELGVKNTVLDMSLLNQLAPNALTRSNIEITQEDGELPSTFVEGRNHLFLSFAAVLAKVSGARHLVTGVCETDFSGYPDCRDSFVKSLNVTLNLAMDYNFVIHTPLMWLDKAETWAMADDLGAFDFVRERTLTCYNGIIGDGCGECPSCQLRSRGLEQYLERRTQEAGR; encoded by the coding sequence ATGCTCAAAAACGAAAAAGCGGTTGTCGTTTTCAGCGGCGGCCAAGACAGCACCACCTGCCTGTTCTGGGCAATGCAGCAATTTGCGGAAGTCGAGACGGTTACTTTTGATTACGGTCAGCGCCACCGGCTCGAGATTGAATGCTCACAAGCGATTTCAAGGGAGCTTGGCGTGAAAAACACCGTTTTGGATATGAGTCTGCTGAATCAGCTCGCTCCAAACGCGCTTACCCGCAGCAATATTGAAATTACGCAAGAGGATGGCGAACTGCCGAGCACCTTTGTCGAAGGACGTAATCATCTGTTTCTCAGCTTTGCGGCTGTGCTTGCCAAGGTGTCCGGAGCCAGACATCTGGTTACAGGTGTGTGCGAAACGGATTTTAGCGGTTATCCGGACTGCCGGGACTCTTTCGTCAAATCGCTTAACGTGACCTTGAACCTGGCGATGGACTATAATTTTGTGATCCATACTCCGCTCATGTGGCTGGATAAAGCCGAAACATGGGCGATGGCGGATGATCTCGGCGCATTTGATTTCGTGCGCGAACGGACGCTGACCTGCTATAACGGTATCATCGGCGACGGCTGCGGCGAATGTCCTTCCTGTCAGCTGCGCAGCAGAGGCCTGGAGCAATATCTGGAGCGCCGTACGCAGGAGGCAGGCCGATGA
- a CDS encoding SgcJ/EcaC family oxidoreductase has protein sequence MVQQKVEAQISALFDRLFAAWSDGDGKAFAACFTEDADYVAFYGQHLKGRQEVESSHQEWFNGVLKGTQMQGNISAIRFLNDHTAIVHCIGNTKKRQQKNYPRNRESINTNLVVLQDGEWKITAFHNCRIKEFNFLIKWLMKRNSK, from the coding sequence ATGGTACAACAAAAAGTGGAAGCGCAAATCAGCGCATTGTTCGACCGGCTGTTTGCCGCATGGAGCGACGGGGACGGCAAAGCATTTGCAGCATGTTTCACCGAGGATGCCGACTACGTCGCCTTTTACGGTCAGCACCTCAAAGGCCGTCAGGAGGTAGAAAGCTCCCACCAGGAATGGTTTAACGGCGTGCTGAAAGGCACTCAGATGCAGGGAAACATCAGCGCCATCCGGTTTCTGAACGATCATACGGCCATTGTCCACTGTATCGGCAACACCAAAAAACGCCAGCAAAAAAACTACCCCAGAAACAGGGAATCAATCAACACGAACTTGGTTGTTCTGCAGGACGGAGAATGGAAAATCACCGCATTTCACAACTGCCGCATCAAAGAGTTCAATTTCCTTATCAAGTGGCTGATGAAACGAAACAGCAAATAA
- a CDS encoding PadR family transcriptional regulator, which yields MYELLVLSLLMKFPLHAYLISKIANDTIGPWEKISRGTLSTLLNKLYKDGLIQDAEPAKIPFPTERSSRTYEITDRGKKRFFELMVDTERNAGNYPKIFHIKAIYLEFLSFEDQLYLVNHYMKYCQKAIDHIRQQQSEFDEHPDMLQPMQNTPYYQTIRGIMELQLDQWELERKWASRLKEQFGRSLK from the coding sequence GTGTACGAACTTCTAGTTCTTTCCTTGTTAATGAAATTTCCACTGCATGCGTACCTGATTTCGAAAATAGCGAACGATACGATAGGCCCATGGGAAAAGATCAGCCGCGGCACGCTTTCCACCCTGCTCAACAAACTCTACAAAGACGGATTGATTCAAGATGCGGAGCCCGCCAAGATTCCTTTTCCTACGGAGCGTTCTTCCCGAACGTACGAAATTACGGATCGTGGAAAAAAACGGTTTTTCGAGCTCATGGTGGATACGGAAAGAAACGCGGGCAACTACCCGAAAATATTTCACATCAAAGCGATTTATTTGGAGTTTCTAAGCTTTGAAGATCAGTTGTATTTGGTCAACCATTACATGAAATATTGCCAAAAAGCAATTGACCATATTCGGCAGCAGCAGTCCGAGTTTGATGAGCATCCCGACATGCTTCAGCCGATGCAGAACACCCCCTACTATCAGACCATACGCGGAATAATGGAACTGCAGCTGGACCAGTGGGAGCTTGAAAGGAAGTGGGCGTCCCGGTTAAAAGAGCAATTCGGCAGGAGTCTTAAATAG
- a CDS encoding RNA polymerase sigma factor: MQGAVTDIKEMNDADLVKEAQSGSREAFGELIRRHRSKVYGYARSMMRETHAAEDLVQDALIRAFLHLGKLVDVERFLPWVHRIVRNQAMTRLRKEGRRQEVTFTSLENGAGSFEEEPEKWNRLDYVLKRISQSMEAESRKADIPEERLMRMEMQHVLLDIISCLKPRERQVFEAHFFDQLSPQEIARQFSLSSANVYQILSRSRKKVIQERIRITVDSYIQTRRDWGKMSKMILTAEQEASWCTAGSVLHGLVQATDQKQSLAMVMGLTGLAFRINVLPENVHIAGPTSFDFADIFTKGMRNLGLNVRIVNGLTPGIGENTNLMDESKKGPNAMLKRDIHQALPKALDLIQQSLDRGYPVMAWDLCIPEFGILYGYDDEQKVLYFNECGRKDTLPYENLGRGVMEEIFVLAVDSTFDLPFRERARGALEMILDHYHGRETKIPAEAVKGLAAYDAWIAAFRNKTVEPNGNAYNIVVIGESRKYAAQFLSELARSWDRSGEADTKAASLLMDASETYRGLGEAFDELHMLFPYPQGGEPNDKDGVTQAVSLLEKAKMLETQGARQLEDILQTL, translated from the coding sequence ATGCAGGGAGCCGTCACGGACATAAAAGAAATGAATGACGCGGATTTGGTAAAAGAGGCGCAATCCGGAAGCAGGGAAGCTTTCGGGGAACTCATACGCCGGCATCGCTCCAAGGTTTACGGGTATGCCAGAAGCATGATGCGGGAGACGCATGCCGCGGAGGATCTCGTTCAGGATGCATTGATCAGAGCTTTTTTACACTTGGGCAAGCTGGTTGATGTGGAACGTTTTTTGCCTTGGGTTCACCGGATCGTGCGCAACCAGGCGATGACGCGGCTGAGAAAAGAAGGGCGCAGGCAGGAAGTGACATTTACAAGTCTTGAAAACGGGGCGGGTTCATTTGAAGAAGAACCGGAAAAGTGGAACCGTTTGGACTACGTTCTGAAGCGGATAAGCCAGTCCATGGAGGCGGAGTCCCGCAAAGCGGACATTCCTGAAGAGCGGCTGATGCGCATGGAGATGCAGCATGTTTTGCTTGATATTATTTCATGCCTTAAACCCAGGGAACGGCAGGTGTTTGAAGCGCATTTTTTCGATCAGCTGTCGCCACAGGAGATTGCCCGTCAATTCAGTTTGTCTTCGGCGAATGTATACCAAATATTGTCCCGCTCCCGTAAAAAAGTGATTCAGGAAAGAATCCGTATCACCGTTGACTCATACATCCAAACGAGAAGGGATTGGGGAAAAATGAGCAAGATGATCTTAACGGCAGAACAGGAAGCTTCATGGTGCACGGCAGGCAGCGTGCTGCATGGTTTGGTGCAGGCAACCGATCAAAAACAATCTTTAGCCATGGTGATGGGGCTGACAGGTTTGGCTTTTCGCATCAACGTGCTGCCTGAAAACGTTCATATTGCGGGACCTACTTCATTTGACTTCGCAGACATATTTACAAAAGGAATGCGCAATCTGGGGCTGAACGTTCGGATCGTGAATGGACTGACTCCCGGGATCGGCGAAAATACCAATCTGATGGATGAGTCTAAGAAGGGGCCGAATGCCATGCTCAAAAGAGATATCCATCAGGCACTTCCCAAAGCGCTCGATTTGATCCAACAATCATTGGACAGGGGCTACCCGGTAATGGCTTGGGATCTCTGTATTCCGGAATTTGGCATCTTGTATGGATACGATGACGAGCAAAAAGTGCTCTATTTCAATGAATGCGGCCGGAAGGACACGCTTCCGTATGAGAATTTAGGCAGGGGAGTGATGGAGGAAATCTTCGTTTTGGCGGTGGATTCCACATTTGATTTGCCGTTTCGTGAGAGGGCGCGCGGCGCTTTGGAGATGATCCTGGATCATTATCATGGCAGGGAAACAAAGATTCCGGCGGAAGCCGTCAAAGGGCTCGCCGCCTACGATGCCTGGATTGCAGCGTTTCGGAACAAGACGGTGGAGCCCAACGGCAATGCCTATAACATCGTTGTCATTGGGGAAAGCAGGAAATATGCGGCTCAGTTTTTGAGCGAGCTGGCACGTTCTTGGGATCGGTCTGGGGAAGCGGACACTAAGGCAGCATCATTATTGATGGATGCTTCCGAAACTTATCGCGGGCTTGGCGAGGCATTTGATGAACTCCATATGCTGTTTCCTTACCCTCAAGGGGGCGAACCCAATGATAAGGATGGTGTGACGCAGGCGGTTTCCCTTCTGGAAAAGGCTAAGATGTTGGAAACGCAAGGAGCAAGGCAGCTCGAAGATATTTTGCAGACTTTATAA